One Alkaliphilus sp. B6464 genomic window carries:
- the speD gene encoding adenosylmethionine decarboxylase, whose product MEKLGTHILAEFYNCNPDTLNDHKLIEKYMIEAAETANATVVTSNFHMFNPWGVSGVVVIQESHLTIHTWPEYGYASIDVFTCGGDVDPWLAFEYLKDKLEAEQTDTEEVPRGIIDNIRKYSNNKYKDIKYKVSV is encoded by the coding sequence ATGGAAAAACTAGGAACACACATATTAGCAGAGTTCTACAACTGCAATCCAGATACTTTAAATGATCATAAGTTAATTGAAAAATACATGATTGAAGCAGCTGAGACAGCAAATGCGACGGTTGTAACCAGTAATTTCCATATGTTTAACCCTTGGGGAGTAAGTGGTGTTGTTGTAATACAAGAATCTCATCTTACTATTCATACATGGCCAGAATATGGTTATGCTTCTATAGATGTGTTTACTTGTGGTGGAGATGTAGACCCATGGTTAGCATTTGAATACTTAAAAGATAAACTTGAGGCAGAACAAACAGATACAGAAGAAGTACCTAGAGGTATTATTGATAACATTAGAAAATATTCTAACAACAAATATAAAGATATAAAATACAAAGTATCTGTTTAA
- a CDS encoding DUF2953 domain-containing protein, with protein sequence MMGILIIIGIFLFIILYSNLKIAINFTRYHEDDVITMDFTALYGIFKYTTKIPFIDLVKGHNEIPALEVKTEVELGKNERHIGDNKSIVNIHEIENIIKKYKRLYIRYKTLITHIREKLIISNISWVTEFGTGDAAETAIITGVIWTIKPGLISLVCNRYNSLDIFVNVVPNYNIKTFETSIDCIFRIKLGHIINAGLKTLLVKIKDGVKNE encoded by the coding sequence ATGATGGGCATTTTAATAATAATCGGTATTTTTTTATTTATAATATTATATTCAAATTTAAAAATAGCTATTAACTTTACGCGGTATCATGAAGATGATGTTATAACTATGGATTTTACAGCTCTTTATGGTATATTTAAGTATACAACAAAAATTCCTTTTATAGACTTGGTTAAAGGTCATAATGAAATACCTGCATTAGAAGTAAAAACTGAGGTTGAGTTAGGGAAAAATGAAAGACATATAGGTGACAATAAATCAATAGTAAATATACACGAAATAGAAAATATAATAAAAAAATATAAAAGGCTATATATTAGATATAAGACATTAATAACGCATATTAGAGAAAAACTTATCATTAGCAATATATCCTGGGTTACAGAATTTGGAACAGGTGATGCTGCCGAAACTGCTATTATTACCGGTGTCATATGGACAATAAAACCAGGTTTAATTTCTCTTGTGTGTAATAGGTATAATTCATTAGATATATTTGTAAATGTAGTACCAAACTATAATATTAAAACTTTTGAAACATCTATAGATTGTATATTTAGGATCAAATTAGGCCATATTATTAATGCAGGATTAAAAACATTATTAGTTAAAATAAAGGATGGTGTAAAAAATGAGTGA
- the speE gene encoding polyamine aminopropyltransferase, with protein MELWYTEEQTEHVRLSLKVKEHLFSAKSDFQTVDVLDTYEYGRLMTIDGLVMVTEKDEFVYHDMIVHTSMAVNTNIKTALIIGGGDGGTAREIMKYKNIEHVDMVEIDKLVCDISREFFPAISSELSNHRLSLYYEDGVAFMKNKENIYDLIIIDSTDPIGPGEGLFTTEFYSDCFKALTKDGILINQNESPVYDQFAKEAVRANQKLKKIFPIVKVYQAQIPTYPSGYWLFGFASKTLDPLKDLKADDWNNLGLKTKYYNTDLHLGAFALPNYVKEKIENGNV; from the coding sequence ATGGAATTATGGTATACAGAGGAACAAACTGAACATGTTAGATTATCATTAAAAGTAAAAGAACATTTATTCTCTGCAAAAAGTGATTTCCAAACTGTTGATGTGTTAGATACATATGAATATGGCAGATTAATGACTATTGATGGACTAGTTATGGTTACAGAAAAAGATGAGTTTGTTTACCACGATATGATTGTGCATACTTCTATGGCAGTTAATACTAATATTAAAACAGCTTTAATTATTGGTGGCGGTGATGGTGGCACTGCAAGAGAAATAATGAAATATAAAAATATTGAGCACGTAGATATGGTTGAAATCGACAAACTTGTATGTGATATATCTAGGGAGTTCTTTCCCGCAATTTCATCTGAATTAAGTAATCATAGACTTTCATTATACTATGAAGATGGCGTTGCATTTATGAAAAACAAGGAAAATATTTATGATTTAATAATTATTGATTCAACTGATCCTATTGGTCCTGGTGAAGGATTATTTACTACAGAATTTTATTCAGATTGCTTTAAAGCATTAACTAAAGATGGCATTTTAATTAATCAAAATGAAAGCCCAGTCTACGATCAGTTTGCTAAGGAAGCAGTAAGAGCAAATCAAAAATTAAAAAAAATATTTCCAATTGTTAAAGTATATCAAGCGCAAATCCCAACATATCCTTCAGGATATTGGTTATTTGGCTTTGCCTCTAAAACCCTAGATCCATTAAAAGATCTAAAAGCTGATGATTGGAATAATCTTGGGCTAAAAACAAAGTATTATAATACAGATCTCCATTTAGGTGCATTCGCTCTACCTAATTATGTTAAGGAGAAAATCGAAAATGGAAATGTTTAA
- a CDS encoding GNAT family N-acetyltransferase, producing MITIRRINTSDVYDLITCAEIDISLEKQYNGNNRIEFFIVTDGKRLLGHASAILFSSISTAQINEIYILPEERNNGLGDALLRAVFHYLRINSCVWAIIKSHTNLDKFLINRGIEQIDYSKSSYQIKSHFGKEDLHEYHICNIEEFFKEKCKGSQ from the coding sequence ATGATAACTATTAGAAGAATTAATACTAGTGATGTTTATGACTTAATAACCTGTGCTGAAATAGATATTAGTTTAGAAAAACAATATAATGGTAATAACAGAATAGAATTTTTTATTGTGACTGATGGGAAAAGGCTTTTAGGACATGCTTCAGCTATTTTATTTTCAAGCATTTCAACTGCTCAAATCAATGAAATATATATTCTACCAGAAGAAAGAAATAACGGGTTAGGAGATGCATTATTAAGAGCAGTATTTCACTATTTACGTATTAATTCCTGTGTTTGGGCTATTATAAAAAGTCATACAAATTTAGATAAGTTTTTAATAAATAGAGGTATAGAACAAATAGACTACAGCAAATCATCATACCAAATTAAAAGTCACTTTGGAAAAGAGGATTTGCATGAATATCATATATGCAATATTGAAGAATTTTTTAAAGAAAAATGTAAGGGAAGTCAGTAA
- a CDS encoding FAD-dependent oxidoreductase, whose translation MAKIVIVGAGWAGCAAAITAKKAGGDVHLFERTDMLLGLGNAGGIMRNNGRYTAAEETILLGAPELLEVTDRCSRHKNLDFPGHKHSSLYDVAIIESQVRKLIESMGIKLYLQHRVTDIIKDGDKITAIKLHNDITFEGDIFIEATGSTGPMGNCIKHGNGCAMCVLRCPSFGPRISLSQRAGVEDILGQRANGEFGAFSGSCKLNKDSLSKEIVNELNINGVVVVPVPKEDINMGKLDMKVCQQYALREYAENIILLDTGHAKLMAPFYPLEKLRKLKGFENAKYEDPYSGGIGNSVRYLSMAPRENNMNVKGIKNLLCAGEKSGLFVGHTEAIVTGSLAGHNSIRAFLGIPLLQLPRDIASGDLIAYANDRISTSEGLKERFTFAGSDYFKRMKDLNLYTVDTEVIKNKLERLNLLNIYSERLK comes from the coding sequence ATGGCTAAAATTGTAATTGTAGGCGCTGGGTGGGCAGGATGTGCCGCAGCTATAACTGCTAAGAAGGCAGGAGGGGATGTTCATCTTTTTGAAAGAACAGATATGCTCTTAGGGTTAGGAAATGCAGGAGGAATTATGCGAAACAATGGAAGATATACTGCTGCTGAGGAAACCATATTATTAGGAGCACCAGAACTGCTTGAAGTAACCGACCGTTGTTCGCGACATAAAAACTTGGACTTTCCAGGACATAAGCATTCTAGCTTATATGATGTAGCAATTATAGAATCTCAAGTTAGAAAGCTAATTGAGTCTATGGGGATTAAATTGTATCTTCAGCATCGAGTAACTGATATAATTAAGGATGGTGATAAGATTACAGCAATTAAACTTCATAACGACATTACATTTGAAGGGGATATATTTATAGAAGCTACAGGTTCCACAGGACCTATGGGTAACTGTATAAAGCATGGAAATGGTTGTGCTATGTGTGTATTAAGGTGTCCTTCATTTGGGCCAAGGATAAGCTTAAGTCAAAGAGCTGGTGTAGAAGATATTTTAGGACAAAGAGCAAACGGAGAGTTTGGTGCATTTAGTGGTTCTTGTAAACTTAATAAAGATTCATTATCAAAAGAAATTGTTAATGAATTAAATATAAATGGAGTAGTTGTTGTTCCAGTTCCTAAAGAAGATATTAATATGGGTAAGCTTGATATGAAAGTTTGTCAGCAATATGCATTAAGAGAATATGCAGAAAACATAATATTACTTGATACAGGTCATGCTAAACTTATGGCTCCATTCTATCCATTAGAAAAGCTTAGAAAACTTAAGGGATTTGAAAATGCAAAATATGAAGATCCTTATTCAGGTGGAATAGGAAATTCGGTACGTTACTTATCTATGGCACCTAGAGAAAATAATATGAATGTAAAGGGAATAAAAAATCTACTTTGCGCAGGAGAAAAATCAGGACTTTTTGTAGGGCATACAGAAGCTATTGTAACAGGAAGCTTAGCAGGGCATAATAGTATTAGAGCATTTTTAGGAATTCCACTTTTACAGTTACCAAGAGACATTGCATCTGGTGATTTGATAGCTTATGCAAATGATAGAATCTCTACTTCAGAAGGGTTAAAAGAAAGATTTACATTTGCCGGATCAGATTATTTTAAACGCATGAAGGATCTTAATTTATATACTGTAGATACAGAAGTTATAAAAAATAAATTAGAAAGATTAAACCTATTGAATATTTACTCTGAAAGATTAAAATAG
- a CDS encoding pseudouridine synthase, whose amino-acid sequence MRLQKFLATCGVASRRKSEELIISGRVKVNGNIITEMGFKVNPDIDNVFVDDKNVVLEERKVYIMLNKPTGYVTTVAEQFNRKKVTDLVDVPYRIFPVGRLDYNTSGLLILTNDGELTFRLTHPKFKVEKVYVAKIKGVPTKDELTAFENGLEIENYITAPSKIKILKELNGNCVVEITIREGRNRQVRKMCDTIGHPVLELKRIKMGRIHLGNLEVGNWRYFTEREIDYLKQL is encoded by the coding sequence ATGAGACTACAGAAATTTTTGGCCACATGTGGTGTTGCATCCAGAAGAAAAAGTGAAGAACTAATTATTAGTGGTAGAGTAAAAGTTAATGGTAATATAATTACTGAGATGGGATTTAAGGTAAATCCTGATATTGATAATGTATTTGTAGATGATAAAAATGTAGTTTTAGAGGAGCGGAAGGTTTATATTATGCTGAACAAACCTACAGGATATGTAACTACAGTAGCAGAACAATTTAATAGAAAAAAAGTTACGGATTTAGTCGATGTACCTTATCGCATATTTCCAGTTGGACGGCTAGATTATAATACTTCAGGATTACTTATATTAACAAATGATGGCGAGCTAACTTTTAGATTAACTCATCCAAAGTTTAAAGTTGAAAAAGTATATGTTGCAAAAATTAAGGGTGTTCCTACTAAAGATGAATTAACTGCTTTTGAGAATGGATTAGAAATTGAAAATTATATTACGGCACCCTCAAAAATAAAAATATTAAAAGAGTTAAACGGTAATTGTGTTGTTGAAATAACAATTCGAGAAGGAAGAAATCGTCAAGTTAGAAAAATGTGTGACACAATAGGTCACCCGGTGTTAGAGTTAAAAAGAATTAAGATGGGCAGAATACATCTTGGAAACTTAGAAGTAGGAAATTGGAGATACTTTACTGAAAGAGAAATTGATTATTTAAAACAACTTTAA
- a CDS encoding sulfide/dihydroorotate dehydrogenase-like FAD/NAD-binding protein, which translates to MDFKQWQCVDAGSEYCPCYLAEENDCITCTQLQGKSYCDCNWRGVCIYNDFYFSENKRKDTRTAQEFPILDGKVVNDIIILSIQVTKYMARVLKQPGSYVFVRDKNNDYFFDVPISIMDSDEEKSLIKIAIEVRGVKTKKLMGYGDTIMIRGPYWNGIFGLDYLKTTKNDRCLVLARGIAQAPAILVIKQLLKNNNNVDIIVNKRANEYNFVNEYFNLDSIQEVDMGSNDVAILCKRLMEENNYKLIFIGGSDSLQGKIIRSIEELNQAKFVTTNNNAICCGEGICGACAKMNEDGIWIKTCKVQRVD; encoded by the coding sequence ATGGACTTTAAACAATGGCAATGCGTTGATGCTGGTAGTGAATATTGTCCCTGCTATTTAGCAGAAGAAAATGATTGCATTACATGCACACAATTACAAGGGAAAAGTTATTGTGATTGTAATTGGAGAGGAGTATGTATTTACAATGATTTTTATTTTTCGGAAAATAAAAGAAAGGACACTAGGACGGCTCAAGAATTTCCAATATTGGATGGCAAAGTTGTAAATGATATTATAATTCTATCTATTCAAGTCACAAAATATATGGCTAGGGTTTTGAAACAGCCAGGTTCGTATGTTTTTGTAAGAGATAAAAATAATGACTATTTTTTTGATGTCCCAATATCAATCATGGATTCTGATGAAGAGAAATCATTGATTAAAATAGCTATAGAAGTTCGAGGAGTAAAGACTAAAAAACTAATGGGTTATGGCGACACTATAATGATTCGAGGACCTTATTGGAACGGAATATTTGGATTGGATTATCTTAAAACAACAAAGAATGATAGATGTTTAGTTTTAGCGAGAGGGATAGCTCAAGCACCTGCAATATTAGTTATAAAGCAACTATTAAAAAATAATAATAATGTAGATATAATCGTAAATAAAAGAGCTAATGAATATAATTTCGTTAATGAATATTTTAATTTAGATTCAATACAAGAAGTAGATATGGGGTCTAATGATGTAGCTATTTTGTGTAAACGATTGATGGAAGAAAATAATTATAAGTTAATATTTATAGGGGGTTCAGATTCTTTACAAGGAAAAATAATTAGAAGTATAGAAGAATTAAATCAAGCTAAGTTTGTTACAACAAATAACAATGCAATATGTTGTGGCGAAGGAATTTGTGGAGCTTGTGCGAAGATGAATGAGGATGGAATATGGATAAAAACTTGTAAGGTTCAAAGAGTAGATTAA
- a CDS encoding MazG nucleotide pyrophosphohydrolase domain-containing protein, with protein MDIRKAIESIWENRKYTTNDPKTAISHLNEEIAESLKALMKGDVDKAKRELQDAMSCLFIAMKVMDVDPIEAVNNQVEQMQKRNEKIMILKNDKVEIYVNGILKGGWSIWGKEDIKEAEKLAKEFGCEIQYE; from the coding sequence ATGGACATAAGAAAAGCAATAGAAAGTATATGGGAAAACAGGAAATATACTACAAATGATCCTAAGACGGCTATCAGTCATTTAAATGAAGAAATCGCTGAATCGCTAAAGGCATTAATGAAAGGTGATGTAGACAAAGCTAAACGTGAGCTTCAGGATGCCATGTCTTGTTTATTTATCGCAATGAAGGTTATGGATGTAGATCCTATAGAAGCAGTTAATAATCAAGTAGAACAAATGCAAAAAAGAAATGAGAAGATAATGATACTTAAAAATGATAAGGTAGAAATATACGTTAATGGAATTTTAAAGGGCGGCTGGTCAATCTGGGGTAAGGAGGATATAAAAGAAGCCGAAAAGTTAGCAAAAGAGTTTGGGTGTGAAATACAATATGAATAA
- the scpB gene encoding SMC-Scp complex subunit ScpB — protein MDKDELKSAIEAILFAWADPLSAKDLSDILGIGTKEIVSILKEMIDEFNYNKRGIQILQMNDHYQLSTRPEHHEHLQKLFVPRQNRGLTQAALETLAIIAYKQPITKTEIEEIRGVKSDKAIGTLLEKELIEEQGRLEKTGRPILYGTTINFLKVFSIKSLKELPSINDFDLSTNEDLVRDIYDK, from the coding sequence ATGGATAAAGATGAACTAAAGTCAGCAATTGAAGCTATTTTATTTGCTTGGGCAGATCCGTTATCAGCTAAAGATTTAAGCGATATTTTAGGTATTGGAACCAAAGAAATAGTAAGTATTCTCAAAGAGATGATAGATGAATTTAACTATAATAAGAGAGGTATTCAAATATTACAAATGAACGATCACTATCAGCTATCAACAAGACCAGAGCACCATGAACATTTACAAAAACTCTTTGTTCCTAGGCAGAATAGAGGTCTTACCCAAGCAGCCTTAGAAACATTAGCAATTATTGCCTATAAACAACCAATTACTAAAACAGAGATTGAAGAAATTAGAGGTGTAAAGAGCGATAAGGCAATAGGAACCTTGCTAGAAAAAGAATTGATAGAAGAGCAAGGACGATTAGAAAAAACAGGAAGACCTATTTTATATGGTACAACAATTAATTTTTTAAAGGTATTCAGCATAAAGTCTCTAAAAGAATTACCAAGTATTAATGATTTTGATTTATCTACGAATGAAGATTTAGTGAGAGATATATATGATAAATAA
- a CDS encoding D-alanyl-D-alanine carboxypeptidase family protein: MYKRGICIILACIMMTLTLSYGNEDLKNIQIGGESAIVIDVETGRVLYEKNIYKKLPMASTTKIITALLAIENISLDKKVKINTQAEGVEGSSIYLRAGEEVKAIDLIYGLMLRSGNDSAAAIAYEVSGSIEDFAELMNKRAKEIGAKNTNFVNPHGLHDDNHYTTAYDLGLITREALKNPVFREVVKTKFWTADKDGYKHFANKNDILDICDGGDGVKTGYTRRSGRCLVASATRNDMQLIAITFNDYDWFNTTKRLLDESFNIYKPYTLFDEKQIITKARVLDGKKKEVSLKPFKSSIIPMDKEEDKKLLTVIDMPKVLHAPIEKGQRIGKMTTYLYGKIINTTYLVANESIEKQSFKDKIKDFFGIGQ, from the coding sequence ATGTATAAAAGAGGAATTTGTATTATATTAGCTTGTATTATGATGACCCTTACTTTATCTTATGGAAATGAGGATTTGAAAAATATCCAAATAGGTGGAGAATCAGCTATTGTTATAGATGTAGAAACTGGTCGAGTTTTATATGAGAAAAATATATATAAAAAGCTTCCTATGGCTAGTACCACAAAAATTATAACAGCTCTATTAGCAATTGAAAATATTTCATTAGATAAAAAGGTAAAAATTAATACACAAGCCGAAGGTGTTGAAGGCTCTTCTATTTATTTAAGAGCAGGTGAGGAAGTTAAAGCAATTGATTTAATATATGGATTAATGTTAAGGTCTGGTAATGATTCTGCTGCAGCTATTGCATATGAGGTATCTGGATCTATTGAGGATTTTGCTGAACTAATGAATAAAAGAGCAAAGGAAATTGGAGCTAAAAATACAAACTTTGTAAATCCCCATGGTTTACATGATGATAACCATTACACAACAGCTTATGATTTAGGTCTCATTACAAGAGAAGCTCTAAAAAATCCAGTATTCAGAGAAGTAGTAAAAACTAAGTTTTGGACAGCTGACAAAGATGGATATAAACATTTTGCAAATAAAAACGATATTTTAGATATATGCGATGGCGGAGACGGAGTAAAAACTGGGTATACAAGAAGATCTGGTAGATGTTTAGTAGCATCAGCAACCAGAAATGATATGCAGTTAATTGCTATTACATTTAATGACTATGATTGGTTTAATACTACTAAAAGGTTATTGGATGAGAGTTTTAATATATATAAACCATATACACTATTTGACGAAAAACAAATAATTACTAAGGCTAGAGTTTTGGATGGTAAGAAGAAGGAAGTATCGTTAAAGCCATTTAAAAGTTCTATTATACCGATGGATAAGGAAGAAGATAAGAAATTACTAACTGTTATTGATATGCCTAAAGTTTTACACGCTCCAATAGAAAAAGGGCAAAGAATAGGAAAAATGACTACTTATCTATATGGAAAAATAATTAATACAACCTATCTTGTTGCTAATGAATCTATAGAAAAACAAAGTTTTAAAGATAAAATTAAAGATTTTTTTGGAATAGGGCAATAG
- a CDS encoding helix-turn-helix domain-containing protein, which yields MDIGEKIRRLRLLNELTQDELAQRCDLTKGFISKIERNITSPSIATLMDLLEALGTDVKKFFNEDVQDKIVFTKEDIYESINEELLNRVSWLIPNAQKNAMEPILIELDPYGTSNIEEPHKGEEFGYVLKGTINLYLGSKKIKVKKGESFYFKSSQLHYIENQTNKPAVVLWVASPPSF from the coding sequence TTGGATATAGGTGAGAAAATTAGACGTTTACGCCTTTTAAATGAACTAACACAAGATGAACTGGCTCAACGATGTGATTTAACCAAGGGCTTTATTTCAAAAATAGAACGTAATATTACATCACCTTCTATTGCCACTTTAATGGATCTTCTAGAAGCACTAGGAACAGATGTAAAAAAGTTTTTTAATGAAGATGTCCAAGATAAAATTGTATTTACCAAAGAGGATATATACGAATCCATAAATGAAGAATTACTAAATAGAGTTTCTTGGCTTATACCGAATGCTCAGAAAAATGCAATGGAGCCTATTCTAATAGAATTAGATCCTTATGGTACTAGTAATATTGAAGAACCTCATAAAGGTGAAGAATTTGGATACGTCTTAAAGGGAACTATTAATTTATATCTTGGAAGTAAAAAAATTAAAGTAAAAAAAGGCGAGAGCTTTTATTTTAAATCTAGTCAATTACATTATATTGAGAATCAGACTAACAAACCAGCTGTAGTGCTTTGGGTTGCAAGTCCACCTTCATTTTAG
- the ytfJ gene encoding GerW family sporulation protein produces the protein MSEHPIEALMKTTMESIKEMVDVNTIVGDAVETPDGTVIIPISRVSFGFASGGGEYINIKNRKSEEDSQKMTKDQFPFAGGAGAGVSVQPVAFMVVGNGQMKLMSVDQNANLIDNIINSTPKMINSLQSVFSKNNKNNNGENEIISFQ, from the coding sequence ATGAGTGAGCATCCGATAGAAGCACTAATGAAGACTACAATGGAAAGCATTAAAGAAATGGTGGATGTTAATACTATTGTTGGGGATGCAGTGGAGACACCTGACGGTACAGTAATAATACCTATTTCAAGAGTTTCCTTTGGTTTCGCATCAGGTGGCGGAGAGTATATAAACATAAAAAATAGAAAAAGTGAAGAAGACAGTCAGAAAATGACAAAGGATCAGTTTCCATTTGCAGGTGGTGCTGGCGCTGGTGTATCTGTACAACCAGTGGCTTTCATGGTAGTAGGAAATGGTCAAATGAAGTTAATGTCTGTAGATCAAAATGCAAATCTAATTGACAATATTATTAACTCGACACCTAAAATGATAAATAGCTTACAATCTGTATTCAGTAAAAATAATAAGAACAACAATGGAGAAAATGAAATTATTAGTTTTCAATAG
- the speB gene encoding agmatinase, translating to MEMFNNYSFIGCDADYEKSDIVIFGAPYDGTSSFRPGSRFAASRIRIDSYGLETYSPYLDRDLLIRHVHDAGDLDFVFGNRDLVLNNIREFATKLIEENKKPLMIGGEHLVTLPVVEALHEKFEDLVILHFDAHTDLREDYMGEKLSHATVIKRVWEILGDNRIYQFGIRSGLKEEFEWAESGHTTLNKFGYEMLDQVINIIKHKPVYVTIDLDILDPSIFPGTGTPEPGGISFTDMMTIIKKLSTLNIIGADVVELAPDYDSTGVSTAVASKIIREMLLIL from the coding sequence ATGGAAATGTTTAATAATTATTCATTTATCGGTTGTGATGCAGATTATGAGAAATCAGATATTGTAATTTTTGGAGCTCCTTACGATGGAACAAGTTCTTTTAGACCTGGCTCAAGATTTGCAGCTAGTAGAATCCGAATTGATTCTTATGGTTTAGAAACATATAGCCCTTATCTAGATAGAGATCTTCTAATCAGACATGTTCATGATGCAGGTGACCTAGATTTTGTCTTTGGTAATCGAGATTTGGTACTAAATAATATTAGAGAATTTGCTACTAAACTTATAGAAGAAAATAAGAAGCCTTTAATGATTGGTGGAGAGCATTTAGTTACGCTTCCTGTAGTTGAAGCGCTACATGAAAAGTTTGAAGATTTAGTTATTCTGCATTTTGATGCCCACACAGATTTAAGAGAAGATTATATGGGTGAAAAGCTTTCACATGCTACTGTTATTAAAAGAGTTTGGGAAATTCTTGGAGATAATAGAATCTATCAATTTGGAATCCGTTCGGGTTTAAAAGAAGAGTTTGAATGGGCAGAATCAGGTCATACTACATTAAATAAATTTGGATATGAGATGCTGGATCAAGTTATTAATATAATAAAACATAAGCCTGTTTATGTAACAATCGATTTAGATATACTAGATCCATCTATCTTTCCTGGAACAGGAACTCCTGAACCTGGAGGTATCTCCTTTACAGATATGATGACAATTATTAAAAAACTATCTACTTTAAATATTATTGGAGCAGATGTTGTAGAACTAGCACCTGACTATGATTCTACTGGAGTTTCTACAGCTGTAGCATCTAAAATTATTCGCGAAATGCTATTAATACTATAA
- a CDS encoding segregation and condensation protein A gives MAYNVKIEVFEGPFDLLFHLIEKNQIDIYDIPMTEITEQYISYIEKLEELNLDITSEFLVMAATLIEIKSRMLLPIQITEDKQLEIEDLDPRDELVRRLLEYKKYKGAAEELKDKEQRYQRMYFKPKEEFIFDEADQSQFVMDSIGITDLLSALNRFIEKKLKTISPEKTIREMQRDVITIEDKINELICLLNKKKQIRFQDMFSNLSSKMEIITTFLALLELIRLKQVVAKQNIAYTDIVIELRNKEEQGVQTNG, from the coding sequence ATGGCTTATAATGTGAAAATTGAGGTTTTTGAAGGACCTTTTGATTTACTGTTTCACTTAATAGAGAAAAACCAAATAGATATTTATGATATACCTATGACAGAAATTACTGAACAATATATTTCCTACATAGAAAAACTAGAGGAATTAAATTTAGATATTACTAGTGAATTTTTAGTAATGGCTGCTACTCTTATTGAAATAAAATCAAGAATGCTATTACCTATACAAATAACTGAAGACAAACAACTTGAGATTGAAGATTTAGATCCTAGGGACGAACTTGTAAGAAGGTTATTAGAGTATAAAAAATATAAAGGCGCAGCTGAAGAATTAAAAGATAAAGAACAACGATATCAAAGGATGTACTTTAAGCCTAAAGAAGAATTCATTTTTGATGAAGCAGATCAATCGCAATTTGTAATGGATTCTATTGGAATAACCGATCTTTTATCGGCTCTAAATAGATTTATTGAAAAAAAATTAAAAACAATATCACCTGAAAAAACAATAAGAGAGATGCAAAGAGATGTAATTACAATTGAGGATAAGATCAATGAACTTATTTGTTTATTAAATAAAAAAAAGCAAATTCGGTTTCAAGATATGTTTTCAAATTTATCAAGTAAAATGGAAATAATAACTACTTTTTTAGCCCTTCTTGAACTGATTAGGTTAAAACAAGTGGTTGCAAAACAAAATATTGCTTATACAGATATTGTTATTGAGCTAAGAAACAAAGAAGAACAGGGAGTGCAAACTAATGGATAA